In Ornithodoros turicata isolate Travis chromosome 1, ASM3712646v1, whole genome shotgun sequence, the DNA window CTACATCATGTTTTGTCGGGGCACAGCCTTATAGTGTGAAATCAGTCAGTCTGAATTCAAGGATTAAGGTCAGTTGCATGGCTTGGGGAACGCCGTTGTTATACAAGGTCACTGACGGTTTTATGCGGAAATGTATTGATGTACAGCACGCACTCATAAATAACACGCATAGCCTATTTTTCAGCTTTGTTCATGTATAACATGCGTGTCATACACCGAAAATTATGGTATGTGCTGACGGGCCCAACCAGCATACAAACACATAAAGATAATCAACATAGTCACTGTTCATCAATAAACCCAGCCTTCTAACCTATGACAGTCTGTTTGCTTACCCCAAAGGGGTtgagacactttcatagatgtggttcattacatcatggacgcattgtattGCATGCCAGAACACAGGGGAAAAAGTATttttcttctacgtgtcgtacttagcgagatacatgCCCTCAAacgcactcccgagcaaagcgcagacgtcataGACCTCCAAGTTGCatccagggatttccctacacacCCCCAGGGGTGGTGTACGccccccctgcatttttgcgacacccccctgaaatttgtcaggtgaccccacccagctccgccaccaacacgttctggtagagagtttggcgcagcgaattacatcctgtactgtcaaacttgggctgtaggaccacagtcatgcagatgatcgtaccatgcatttgtgcaaaatcatttgaaagtgtcTGTTCAATGCATagattgcgcgcatatacgagcaaaaatgcgtgcgggcatgcaaactcaatgtggatcaccAAGAACCATTAGcacccaactcaatcaagcgaggtattcagcttttttcgtctaaggttttcaccgttggttgctaggtattcattgagctttgTGAgagaaggtgctagtcttttttctttgtcggtcgtgtgattatgcatcgtaatgttgaaatgtcgttcataatggatctgtattctaatgtactatgttctaacgtaataacatacaaataaaccgggaaagctgcgcagagatgtcaccattgtgccacgattctttccgtgtctaagaaaaattccttaagtggaaccttcaccaagcataactcccccccccctccccccttgaaACCTCAGCACGCCCcccagtgaatttctggggaaatcactgttcattcccattggcagccgtaagcacgtgacttctcatGCGCGGCCTCACTGGTGGCGGCGAGGtgtgtgatgtcagagccgcacgAGTTTCAGTATCCGCTGTGAACATTTTCTCTgtttctattaccctcttcgctaTGAAATTTTcagtgcaggttcacatcgatgcaaagtACCTTGTTTTATGTTTATCTAGGATAACCTGGGATGTCCTGTCGCAACCCTTTAACAACATACTGTGTTTACTAGATACTATGACAGATTCTTTGTGGTATTTAACAAAACAAGCCTTATTAGAGGGCAAAGCTTTACAGACGAGTGATGAAAGTAATGGATGCCATTGATGTTTTTTCAGAATTAAACGCTTTTGATCCTGAAGTGGAAGCACGGGTAGATATTGGCTTATATAAACCGCCAACGGAGAGCAACAGAAAGGAGCGCCTCAAAGTTTGGAAAGCCAACAGAAATAGCTTTGCGTTAGCCGAGGATTCTCGTAGTGGAGCATGTAAGGCAGACTTCTCCTATGTAAACATGATACCATTTTGAAAAAGATGTCATGAAAAAGGCATTGCAAGCATACCAAATCATACACTTTCAAATGATCTCATTTTTTCAGTGAAAATCTCCTACCAGGAAGTGAAAAATGAGTGGAGGAACTCTTTGGCACACAATGCTTTGCGTGAAATTGCTGAACATTACGGTATCTTCACAGACCTGTACGAGTATGGGTACTTCAACCCAATTGTCCCGTTAGATATTTATTATGATTATGACGATGAACATTTCACGCCAGTCCACTCTGGAAACATTATACTTCCTTCTGAGGTAAGTGCAGCTGAGGAACCAACTGTGTGACACAAACTATTGCATTGCTGAATTGCATAGGGTTTCAAAACGGCAGGCTTCAGAAAAGTGCAGCACAGGTGCAGGTTGTAAAGCTTGTCAGAACAGAATTACAACGGCTTGGTAGCTCTAATGTGTGACACCACACTTTACTCTGGATCCACTGCACTGTGTCATTCATCTGCAATAAGCCTTTCAGTTACAGAAGAAGAGCAGCATCACTGTACAGTTGGAACATATACTGTAAAGCCCTTATTGTTCGCAAATTTTGGGGGCACTCAAAAATTTCTAGTTTGGTTTTACACTTGGGAAAACTATGCGGGAATTGCAATGTTTATCTTCACAGTTGGTTGTACAGGCTACTGGTAACCGCTTGAACTGCTTTGCAGCAGACGCATGTGCAATGTCGCTTTTATCCAATACGCTACAGTCAATCTTTGGCTTGTTACGAAGTAAGCCAATCATGGCACGAATTTTAGCATCCAGAATTCACGGAAATTAGTGGCCGCGAATATGTGCGCTGTGCCGGATTTGTGAAAAATTGAGGATGTTGCAGTGGTCAGATCATTTTCCTGTTTCTTCTAGGCGACGAAAGTGCCAGTAGTACATTTTGAGTCAGAACCAGAGACACTATGGACTTTAGTTCTCACAAGCCTCGACGGTCACTTACTTGAGCACGAAATGGAATACCTGCATTGGTTCGTGTAAGTAGGAATTAAAGTCAGTACTTGCACATTAAAGTTTTGCTGTTGAAGGGCATTAATTTTAATTTCTTCTTCAGGGGCAATATCAAGGGTGGAGACATGGCAAATGCAGACGTACTGTGTAGTTATCTGCAGCCTTTCCATCCCAAAGGAACTGGCTATCATAGATATGTTTTCGTCTTGTACAAGCAAGAAGGTCATCTGGACTACACGGATGTAAGACTGCCAACTAACTGGTGAGTCAGATCTTGAAATAGACCATTGCAGTGTAGCTATGGCCATAAGAAATAATGCTTTCCGCCCCTTGCTCGAGCTCCTCTCTACTGATTTCTTTTGCAGTCTTCATTCACCCTTCACCCATGCCTGAAAAATTTCCCTTTCATGGAAGGAAAGTACATGTGATACAATCTAGACACCTTTAGTAGTATTTTGGAAATGCAATCTTTgcagttgaaatatggcagccatTGAAAAAGCCGGACAGCGGTGGGATGGCTTGTCttggctttttcgatgactgccatatttcaactgttcatATCTCCAGACGCCCCTTGTCATAACTGTGCTTCGTTCAAAAATTAATTGCTGGAAAAAGTACCCTTTAGATTTTTTGTTATGTTTTAGGTGACACATTTATGTTCACTTTAGCGTTGACAGATTGTTCATATCGCATTGTCCACTTTCGTTTTGGTATGTTTTGTTGTATTATGGCGATTTCGTGAAATTCCACAGGTTTGCCTAATTATATCTGGGTCTCCTTTAGCGCCTgagcaataattttttttttctttgattgACCGAGTCACCAATCCACGGCTACCAAATTTCAAGCTTCAACTCACAGCCAGTGAGCCAGCAAAAAATGCCAAACATTAACCGAAAACATGCATTTCTGCATCTAGATTACATCATAAAAGACACATCAAAACAAAGGTTTCTCGTGTGCAGGTGAAAGACACATCCTTTTGGGTCACTTTATTGTATGCGGACCTAAAAAACCTTTAGCCATTTTCTCTCTCAAACGCACCTCACTTCTGACGCAATTCCCAACATTTGGCGCCAAGTGCCAAAAAAATGCTGCCGAATTTGGCCAATATTTCTTGGGTGTTGATTTCTCAACTGTTGGAacaagcaataaaaaaatcagcGATTTCCGCGGGGGTCGAGCAACCCGATTGGATCGCATCATGTGGATTGACCTTACTGCATTTTATTTATGACACCGATGCAGTGAATTATAGCCGTGCTGAAACTAAGAGTGGCACTGCCTTCTGCTGTCATATTTCTTTAATGCAAGCCACCATGTTGAAAGAAACACACTCCTGGCAGGTAACACATGTATTGCTTATGCAGTCAGAAAATACAAAGTGCTCGTATAGCACCCAAGGTGCAGTTCTTAGATTGAACGTGTCTGTAGTGAGACATTGTTTCTTAGCTTTCCACAAAATTTCACTTGTGACCCTGCAATGTGTTCAAGAACACTATCCTCAGAGCTGTCAATTTCAAAAGCATGTTTCTATGAATTCCGGACCTTTGACTAGTCATACATTCAAAAAGCTTTACTAGAGGCTGACAGTAAGGAAACAAGCAAACTGAAACCATACTGTCCCTTCTCTTTCATCAGCACAAGTCTGAAGCAGAGGACGTTCAAGACGTATGATTTCTACAAGAAGTATGAGGACAAGATAACACCAGCTGGGCTTGCATTCTTCCAGTCTGTGTGGGATGATAGCCTTATGGATTTTTTTCATCACACCCTAAGTAAGCATAGCTTTCTGTACCCTATGTTTGATTTTGCATTACAATTTTAATTGCATGACAggtgtacagcaaaaactaagTTCAGTAAACTTATGCCAAACCATGCAATCGCCACTGTACTTGTGGTGTCCCACCTTCATGAAATCTAATACAGAAAAGAGACAAATGAGGGAGGGGGGTCACACTAATGAGTAGAGATCAGTGCAGAGCGGGTATACCCGCAGGTTCCCGCACAGATTTATTGTTCGCGGGTACACATGTCCGTGCTATCGCGGGTTGCGGGTAAGGTGCGGGTAGACCCGCACTGCCTTCGTGGATTACGCGGGTATACCCACAATACCCGCAGGCACAAAACCAACCCGTCAAATTTTGGTGTATGACCCGATTCATTGCGAACATTTGGCCCAAAatactttccaaaacgtcctaTATCCAATTCATCATCTccaaacaaagttgttgttgttgtttgccacATAGGGTTAATTTTGGCTAGGGTTAATTTTGGTTAATTTGGGGGTTTGGCTTTCGACACCACGACTGGTACTCTTCGCATCAGTAAGCTGGCAACCATGTCAGCAGCCACCACAGCGTACGTGTTGGAAAAGAGGCTCGCTAACGGACATTGTCCCCCgcatcaataaatcatttcgtgctGTGACGATCATGTGGCATACCTGAAACATGCGTACGCATTGGCCTGCGCGCGGGTATATCGGCGGGTGTGCGGATACGCGTCGGGATGTGTGGGTGCGGATGCGGGTTAAGCCAATGACATTGCTGTGGATGCAGGTACAGGTCGTGTCCCTGCGGGTGCGGTTCGGGTGCGGGTACGAATTTTCATACCTGCACTCATCTCTACTGATGAGAATTGAATCTGCAAAACAAGTTTATTGGTTTAATGCTGAGCAGCCATATAAAGAATATATTTTGATAGTGTTTTAGAAAGGCATTTAATTCCGTTAGGCAGAAGCTCTGTGTACCTTTAAAGTGATATGCAAGATAATTTTTGCAGCTCTGATCCGAATAATGTGGGCATCAATACATTAGGCTTCAGAATTGCAAAATtgcagaattgcagaaatgcaATGCACCCTTGTACTGCATTGCATGTGACATATGAAGGCAGTCTGAAGACAAGGCCTCACAATTTCATAATAAAGAGGTTGTTGTctcatttcatttttattaacAAAAAGGTGGCATGAATGTTTCAAGCAAGATAAAGAACGGGTAGTATTTTACACCAGTGAACATTGTAGTTTCAATACTAAAACAGTATCCTATACGGATGAAATATGTCGGATGCAAGGAGAGCAGCTGTACGGCAGCAGCGATGACCAGCTTTAACAGATGATACATACGTGAGGCGATGTGTAGAGCCTTGACAATACGATTGTGGTTCATACGAATTCCGGTATGGTAAAATATCTTCAAAGGCGTAGCTAGAATGCCTTACGTATAATACGTTGAGCTGGATATTCAGGACTCTTTTCTCGGGCCGCAATGGGTAATATGAACAGGTGAGCTGCTCTGTGCTCCTCCTATGGCTGCCTCAGCAACAATAGTGATGTGGCTGGAATACCTGCCATGAGTCCTCAAGGGGCCACCAGAGTCCAGCCAGTGACATGCAGTACAGGCAATGCAACATGCCTGATTGTAATTATCATACTAGTACATGCTATCAAAAGCACAAAACAACGCGAAACAATGGAGTATCATTGAGGTCATTCAGCTGAGTGTGTGTGTTACAATGTAGGATGCATATGCTGAAAAGAGCTTGTTTTCTTCTCTCTTGGTTTTTCAGAAATGAAAGTCCCGGTGTTCGATTATGCACACACCCCAGAGTATATTCCCCCTCAAGTGAAGTACCCTCATAAGGAGGCATTTAACTTGTGAGTTCCAGAAATGCAATGGCCAGTTACTTCATCCTGTGCCTTTCCAAGTTCTGTTGTTTTCATGCAGCAGTGTTGTCCTTCAGAATGCATCCCCCTAAAAGGATGTTTCTGGAATGCAGTCATGCTTTACTCTCTTAGGTATTTGGACAAGTATCGTGACCCTCGTGACATACGACAAGAAGTGTTCCTCAAGAGACTCAAAACCTTGCATCCGTTTCAACAAGAGAAACCTATGCCAAAATACCCAAACATTTACAAGATACCAAGGGGAACACCATCTTGGCTTGTGGATGAAATGAGGAAGGAGCGCTTCAGGATAGGTGAGACTGCTTTGTGCCATGTTATCTAACGTATGTCATTTAAAAATTATACAGTTAAACATTACAACAAAATCATGCATGCGTTCCGGGCAGGTTTGTGTATGTTGATATACGTTGTATGAGGGTGGTTCAATAAGGAACCTCAAagttttttaaattaaaattccAAACTCTATCTCATACATAATATGTATTCTTGCCCCAGATGATTGTGCATGTCTTCTACCCTGTATGTTGTATTCTGAGACCTCCGCGTAGCATGTGCAAGCACACCTGATTGAACTACGTAGAAAAGTGATCCATTGTTTCCCAGAATATTCATTTTCATTGTTCGTCAATAAATTATTTAAGGTTACTTATTGAACCACCCTCGTAGAAGTGGGAATGACAAATACAAAACTGGCATCTGCGCATTATGCATAAGCGTGACTGTGTTATGGGCACATTTGTCTCTGCCCTAAGCTTCTGTATGAAAACAAATATGTGTCTGGGGTTGCTGacagatgtcacctttgttcaCTCATTGGGTTCCTTATCCAGTAACCACTCCTTAACCACTTTCAGAATctgacagtatttaaatacaaaacagAGATACCATAATGGTTAGGTACTACATAGATGAAATTCTGATTGTTTGTGTATCAGAATGCAGTGTAGACTTTGCTGTCTACTTATGTTTATGCATTCATGAACAATGGTTGTCAGAAGACTCTCTTATCAGGTCACTGTGGCTTAGCAATCATTTTTTGTGTGATTTCATATGCATATTAGGCTTGACTGTATTACATCTCTCTAATAACTTACTTGTGGTTTCTTGTTGATAGGAAAATACAGGGACTTGCAACCATTTTCTCTGTACCCAGTAGCAGAATATGAAAAACCAGAAGAAAAAGCGCTTCGAGAGCAGGAAGAATTGAAACGAAAATggcaagaaaagaaagcaacagCTAGAAAATCTTCCAGAGAACGGCCAACTTAAGTAGCTGTTCTCCAGTGTAAAGTAGAATCTGGTGATTGTGCTGTTTTTGAAACTGTGTACTAGGTCATTAACAACATCTCATTCTTTATCATTGCTGCTAGGCCATCTGATTTTTTGCTCATAGGAGAGGTGCCTAGGAGCCTAACAAGATGCGAAAATAAAATCGACACTTGTAGCACACTGCCTGCCTATCTTAGTGATTAT includes these proteins:
- the LOC135377937 gene encoding large ribosomal subunit protein mL38-like; this encodes MSALGILFRGIRRWETVCHPALSRSLRGEPPEKAKSLEQKLKELNAFDPEVEARVDIGLYKPPTESNRKERLKVWKANRNSFALAEDSRSGALKISYQEVKNEWRNSLAHNALREIAEHYGIFTDLYEYGYFNPIVPLDIYYDYDDEHFTPVHSGNIILPSEATKVPVVHFESEPETLWTLVLTSLDGHLLEHEMEYLHWFVGNIKGGDMANADVLCSYLQPFHPKGTGYHRYVFVLYKQEGHLDYTDVRLPTNCTSLKQRTFKTYDFYKKYEDKITPAGLAFFQSVWDDSLMDFFHHTLKMKVPVFDYAHTPEYIPPQVKYPHKEAFNLYLDKYRDPRDIRQEVFLKRLKTLHPFQQEKPMPKYPNIYKIPRGTPSWLVDEMRKERFRIGKYRDLQPFSLYPVAEYEKPEEKALREQEELKRKWQEKKATARKSSRERPT